A DNA window from Calliphora vicina chromosome 1, idCalVici1.1, whole genome shotgun sequence contains the following coding sequences:
- the LOC135963923 gene encoding P-granule-associated novel protein 1, whose translation MDIYSILLLLSFTTAVCLIQHVAAQHENIPYENVANICETCVCLETQAVANKNQTHHNTLSCVMKGFKHILARWPEEFGKHNYKDNIIVASFSGNTIDILQQLPSTNSTLSFACRHCGIKHLQAPTFMDVPNIISLDLAYNEITNDELTPDVFRGPYHITSYEPIALKELDLSHNKLSSLDRRIFEHTPNITKLNLSWNDFKVLDNPTTMALASASLLQDLDLSHTGIKSMATVIFEKLTSLKTLNLAGNDFVHLPENFQLIGQSMRSLNLAGNKFNDFSEGSFLGLKALLRLNISGMPNLKSIQNNTFSRLEHLTHLDCSNNHKLETFDLDSLMHCGNLTYLDISYCSLTTLNLNMDLSSVSAANNTNVTLPKPWPLLKTFKTIGNLWMCDCQLFQVLEYTGSHHLYADEPIRCDGPYIFAGARLSNLTSTQICSMEIPIKYKVIDEDPPRFRRKRYIILTVITASVVVVLGLIIGFIVVCIRRRLKRDDFGVEPIRYTSVRSSNLSAFSQGHTNGALSNGSV comes from the exons TTATTGTCTTTTACAACAGCAGTATGTTTGATACAACATGTTGCTGCACAGCATGAAAATATACCATACGAAAATGTTGCAAACATTTGTGAAACCTGTGTATGTTTAGAAACTCAAGCTGTTGCCAACAAAAATCAAACACATCACAACACTTTGAGTTGTGTGATGAAAGGTTTCAAGCACATACTGGCAAGATGGCCAGAGGAATTTGGCAAACATAATTATAAAG aTAACATAATTGTTGCCAGTTTTTCGGGCAACACAATCGACATTTTACAGCAACTACCTTCTACCAATAGCACATTGAGTTTTGCTTGCCGCCATTGTGGCATCAAACATTTGCAAGCACCCACGTTTATGGATGTaccaaatataatttcattggATTTGGCCTACAACGAGATCACAAACGATGAATTGACACCAGATGTTTTCAGAGGACCCTATCATATTACCAGTTATGAACCGATTGCTCTAAAAGAATTGGATTTGAGTCACAATAAACTTAGTTCTTTGGATCGACGCATATTTGAGCATACGCCCAATATAACAAAGTTAAACTTAAGTTGGAAtgattttaaggttttagataATCCAACAACTATGGCTTTAGCTTCAGCGTCCTTGTTGCAG GATCTTGATCTTTCCCATACTGGAATTAAATCTATGGCTACGGTTATTTTCGAAAAACTTACGtctttgaaaacattaaatttggCCGGCAATGATTTTGTTCACTTGcctgaaaattttcaattgattGGCCAAAGTATGCGTAGCTTAAATTTAGCTGGCAATAAATTCAATGACTTTAGCGAAGGCAGTTTTCTGGGTTTGAAAGCATTGTTGCGTCTAAACATTAGTGGCATGCCGAATTTGAAGAGCATACAGAATAACACATTTTCTCGCTTGGAGCACTTAACACATTTAGATTGCTCAAACAATCACAAGTTGGAAACATTCGATTTAGATAGTTTGATGCATTGTGGTAACTTGACTTAT CTGGACATCTCATACTGTAGCCTAACAACTTTAAACCTCAACATGGATCTGTCATCGGTGTCTGCAGCCAATAATACCAATGTCACCCTACCAAAACCTTGGCCGCTACTAAAAACCTTCAAAACTATTGGCAATCTATGGATgtgtgattgtcaattatttcaAGTGCTAGAATACACTGGTTCCCACCATCTGTATGCAGATGAACCGATACGTTGTGATGGTCCCTATATATTTGCGGGTGCTCGCTTGTCAAATTTAACATCAACACAAATCTGTTCGATGGAAATTCCCATAAAATACAAAGTTATCGATGAGGATCCGCCACGTTTTCGACGTAAACGATATATTATATTAACCGTTATTACAGCGTCAGTTGTAGTGGTATTGGGTTTAATTATCGGTTTTATAGTGGTGTGCATACGAAGGCGTTTAAAAAGGGATGATTTTGGCGTGGAACCTATACGTTATACCAGTGTCCGTAGTAGCAATTTATCAGCATTTTCACAAGGTCATACTAATGGTGCTCTCAGTAATGGTAGTGTTTGA